Proteins from a genomic interval of Nostoc sp. TCL240-02:
- the hpsO gene encoding hormogonium polysaccharide biosynthesis glycosyltransferase HpsO: MKILVASHTYIVDLNCEKLRALSQLEPDIEVTVVVPKRWKPGGVQNRIIETEYRDEGRFRIVPVSNFSQNHQGLLTFGADLISLLKQFRPQIIQVEQGSRALAYTQMIALNQLLGLKAKNLFFTWWNLPYELKLPISLLEKYNLNHSHGIISGNQDGAEVLRQRGYTGAIKVMPQLGVDESLFTPKAQPELAAKLGVEKEDFVVGFVGRFVQEKGLLTLLQALATLKNKPWKLLLLGRGELQSELMKIAAENNIKERLILIESVPHDEVADYINLMSTLVLPSETTYKFKTLTSAGWKEQFGHVLIEAMACQVPVIGSDSGEIPYVIGDAGLVFPEGDVQALANCLVQLMDKPDFAHSLGEMGYQKAMIQYTNKALAKQQFEFYQELVISH; the protein is encoded by the coding sequence ATGAAAATCTTAGTTGCTAGTCACACTTATATCGTAGACCTCAACTGTGAGAAATTACGCGCTTTATCTCAACTAGAACCTGACATTGAAGTGACAGTTGTAGTCCCAAAACGCTGGAAACCAGGCGGTGTACAAAACAGAATTATTGAAACTGAATACCGTGATGAAGGAAGATTTAGAATAGTTCCAGTTTCTAATTTTAGCCAAAATCATCAGGGACTTCTTACCTTTGGCGCTGATTTGATATCTTTGTTAAAACAATTTCGCCCGCAAATCATCCAAGTAGAACAAGGGTCTAGAGCCTTGGCTTATACTCAAATGATTGCCTTAAATCAGCTATTAGGACTCAAGGCAAAAAATCTATTTTTTACCTGGTGGAATCTTCCTTATGAACTAAAACTGCCAATTTCTTTATTAGAAAAATATAACCTTAACCACAGCCACGGCATTATTTCTGGTAATCAAGATGGAGCAGAGGTTTTGCGACAACGAGGATATACAGGTGCAATTAAAGTTATGCCGCAACTGGGCGTAGATGAAAGTTTATTTACTCCCAAAGCTCAACCAGAGTTAGCAGCTAAGTTGGGCGTTGAAAAAGAAGATTTTGTAGTAGGTTTTGTAGGGCGCTTTGTGCAAGAAAAGGGTTTGTTAACGCTTTTACAAGCTTTAGCTACTTTGAAAAATAAACCTTGGAAATTACTATTATTAGGACGAGGAGAGTTGCAAAGTGAATTAATGAAAATTGCGGCAGAAAACAATATTAAAGAACGATTAATTTTGATAGAAAGTGTTCCCCATGATGAGGTTGCAGACTATATCAATTTAATGAGTACTTTGGTACTGCCTTCAGAAACAACTTACAAGTTTAAAACCTTAACTTCTGCTGGCTGGAAAGAACAATTTGGCCATGTGCTAATTGAAGCGATGGCTTGCCAAGTTCCTGTTATTGGTTCTGATTCCGGGGAAATTCCCTATGTCATTGGCGATGCTGGCTTAGTATTTCCTGAAGGTGATGTTCAAGCTCTTGCTAATTGCTTAGTTCAATTAATGGATAAACCAGATTTTGCTCATAGTCTCGGTGAAATGGGTTATCAAAAAGCAATGATTCAATATACCAATAAAGCTTTGGCTAAACAGCAATTTGAGTTTTATCAAGAGTTGGTCATTAGTCATTAA
- the hpsP gene encoding hormogonium polysaccharide biosynthesis glycosyltransferase HpsP, with translation MKILQIVPSISLIYGGPSQMVLGLAPALVKEGAEVTILTTDSNGDNGQTPLDVPLNRPIKQDGYEIIYFRCAPFRRYKFSLDLLNWLKRHAHEFDIAHIHALFSPIISAAAIVCRQQKLPYIFRPLGTLDPADLQKKKQLKELYVAIIERQNLAGAAAIHFTSDQEAKISERFGVSTPDLVIPLGVIPRQSPLKNVCSQLELPKDVPLVLFMSRIDPKKGLNLLIPALEKLLTVGYKFHFVLAGTNPQDPDYEQKIISQIQNSPLRSHTTITGFVTGELKVSLLQAADLFVLPSYYENFGIAVAEAMVAGVPVVISDQVHICQQIRDSESGWVGATDVQVLVELMQEALENPAERQRRGLNAQKYALENFSWDAIAKQTIQAYQKILANK, from the coding sequence ATGAAAATATTACAAATTGTCCCCTCTATTTCTCTGATTTACGGCGGGCCTAGTCAAATGGTACTAGGATTAGCTCCAGCGTTAGTAAAAGAGGGAGCGGAAGTTACAATTCTCACAACTGATAGTAATGGCGATAATGGTCAAACACCTCTAGATGTTCCTTTAAATCGCCCAATCAAACAAGATGGCTATGAAATAATTTACTTTCGTTGTGCGCCGTTTCGCCGCTACAAATTTTCCCTCGATTTATTAAATTGGCTAAAACGTCACGCTCATGAGTTTGACATAGCACATATTCATGCTCTATTCTCCCCAATAATTAGCGCTGCTGCTATTGTGTGTCGTCAGCAAAAGCTACCTTATATTTTCCGTCCTTTGGGTACTCTCGATCCGGCTGATTTACAGAAAAAAAAGCAATTAAAAGAGCTTTATGTTGCAATAATAGAACGTCAAAATTTAGCTGGTGCGGCAGCTATTCATTTTACCAGCGACCAAGAAGCTAAAATATCAGAACGATTTGGAGTATCTACGCCAGATTTGGTGATTCCCTTGGGTGTGATTCCCCGTCAATCACCTCTTAAAAATGTATGTAGTCAGTTAGAATTACCAAAAGATGTACCGTTGGTGCTGTTTATGTCACGAATTGACCCGAAAAAAGGGTTAAATTTGTTGATTCCGGCGCTTGAAAAGCTATTAACGGTCGGTTATAAGTTTCATTTTGTCTTAGCTGGGACAAATCCTCAAGATCCAGATTACGAACAAAAGATAATATCCCAAATTCAAAATTCACCACTGCGATCGCACACTACAATTACAGGCTTTGTTACTGGTGAACTTAAAGTTAGTTTACTACAAGCTGCTGATTTATTTGTCTTACCTTCCTACTACGAAAATTTTGGGATTGCTGTAGCTGAAGCGATGGTTGCAGGTGTACCCGTAGTCATTTCTGACCAAGTGCATATTTGTCAACAGATACGTGATAGCGAGTCCGGTTGGGTGGGCGCAACAGATGTCCAAGTACTGGTAGAGTTAATGCAAGAAGCTTTGGAAAATCCCGCAGAACGCCAACGACGCGGATTAAACGCCCAAAAATATGCCTTAGAAAATTTTAGCTGGGATGCGATCGCAAAGCAAACAATCCAAGCCTACCAAAAAATCCTGGCAAACAAATGA